One genomic region from Sulfurimonas sp. encodes:
- a CDS encoding phosphatidylserine decarboxylase gives MNKRHITSLISQQFGKFASKEFSPKIQGIVNNTYVGLMGLDMSDFYDRSTYKSLNALFTRKLREDREFSKRKVDFISPCDSYISECGDLNDEDALQIKGMRYDCHTLLGDNFSDEEKSIVDNGKFINFYLSPKDYHRYHIPTDLQVLKAVHIPGKFYPVNISSLKMRVNLFIENERVVLLCEATNCKRFYMILVAALNVGVMQVSFEPNIKTNTSSLQPTLYKYEDLHLKKGDDFGCFEMGSTIVVLAQEGMLELEEIAYTDVKYGQTIAKNV, from the coding sequence ATGAACAAAAGACATATAACATCTTTAATTTCACAACAATTTGGTAAATTTGCGAGTAAAGAATTTTCTCCAAAAATTCAAGGTATTGTTAATAATACTTATGTTGGTTTAATGGGTTTAGATATGAGTGATTTTTATGACCGCTCAACATATAAATCTTTAAATGCACTCTTTACAAGAAAACTAAGAGAAGATAGAGAATTTTCTAAAAGAAAGGTTGATTTTATTTCTCCATGTGATTCTTATATATCAGAATGTGGTGATTTAAATGACGAAGACGCACTTCAAATAAAAGGTATGAGATATGATTGTCATACTTTACTTGGAGATAATTTTAGTGATGAAGAAAAAAGCATAGTTGACAATGGAAAATTTATAAATTTTTATCTTTCTCCAAAAGATTATCATCGTTATCATATACCAACTGATTTACAAGTTTTAAAAGCAGTCCATATCCCTGGTAAGTTCTATCCTGTAAATATTTCATCTCTTAAAATGCGAGTTAATCTTTTTATAGAAAATGAGAGAGTAGTTTTACTTTGTGAAGCTACAAATTGTAAGAGATTTTATATGATTTTAGTAGCTGCGCTTAATGTAGGTGTTATGCAGGTTTCTTTTGAACCAAATATAAAAACAAATACAAGTTCTCTGCAGCCAACGCTTTATAAGTATGAAGACTTACATCTAAAAAAAGGTGATGATTTTGGATGTTTTGAGATGGGTTCAACTATTGTTGTTTTAGCGCAAGAAGGTATGCTAGAACTAGAAGAAATAGCTTATACAGATGTTAAATATGGACAAACAATAGCCAAAAATGTATAG
- a CDS encoding thiamine-phosphate kinase translates to MKESYFISQFNNKHIGDDGALIDGKVYSKDAFFQDVHFKIEWMNHYQIATKAMMINISDAIAMNAKPKYALLSVAMPNNITKAQMRELASGFKDVASKFGIEIIGGDTISNTKLDITITIISHTKKPLLRSGMKNGYLLAYTGNLGKSKKDLQLLFNLGKLHKKSKFVNIQLRDKFIHASQRFLSSGMDISDGLFSDLGKLSQVNNLGYKFYKKLSNNLACSGEEYEMLVAFDKRNKKALIRRAEQTRTPLNIFAKASRGRYSAKCKQHHF, encoded by the coding sequence ATGAAAGAAAGTTATTTTATATCTCAGTTTAATAATAAACACATAGGCGATGACGGTGCTTTGATAGATGGAAAAGTCTACTCAAAAGATGCTTTTTTTCAAGATGTACATTTTAAAATAGAGTGGATGAACCATTATCAAATTGCTACAAAAGCTATGATGATTAATATCTCAGATGCTATTGCGATGAATGCTAAACCAAAATATGCACTCTTAAGTGTAGCAATGCCAAACAATATCACAAAAGCACAGATGCGAGAGTTAGCATCTGGATTTAAAGATGTGGCATCTAAGTTTGGTATCGAGATTATCGGTGGTGACACTATTAGTAATACTAAACTAGACATTACGATTACGATAATTTCACATACAAAAAAACCTCTTTTAAGATCAGGTATGAAAAATGGATATTTACTTGCCTACACAGGTAACCTAGGGAAAAGTAAAAAAGATTTACAATTACTTTTTAACTTAGGTAAGTTACATAAAAAATCTAAATTTGTAAACATACAACTAAGAGATAAATTTATTCATGCTTCACAAAGATTTTTAAGTAGTGGTATGGATATATCAGATGGTTTGTTTAGTGATTTGGGTAAACTATCACAAGTAAATAACCTTGGCTATAAGTTTTATAAAAAGCTATCAAATAATCTTGCTTGTAGTGGGGAAGAATATGAAATGTTGGTAGCTTTTGATAAAAGAAATAAAAAAGCTTTAATAAGAAGAGCAGAACAAACAAGAACACCACTTAATATTTTTGCAAAAGCCTCAAGAGGTAGATATAGTGCAAAATGTAAACAACATCATTTTTAA
- a CDS encoding delta-class carbonic anhydrase: MKKRINPLMLCAIAAMVPFSLSAKDMNHGVHNTVTDSVIVSQRTSLAKNTKNVGFGPQSPRDIDALTGKNERAFGSAPTYKKMNLCNIHFHKNAEHKGGEFTLYAGNGDGHGYQSGYKYSFKLSKSELKPTKHEACQSKHGGLSSGDTIEVHYVYSTAKVKPGPTLGSCLSDSIKNPQLRVETQVYVLVNDKNALNFNNLTKHEVVNGLHQATNIPSNTGTPIQYAGSTTGPSYNEKGSPFQVTWSVRPKVAKVNIDSLNDWCKGNTFNENHAHGVRNLVINPDLLSKISK; this comes from the coding sequence ATGAAAAAACGAATAAACCCTTTAATGTTATGCGCCATAGCTGCTATGGTGCCATTTAGCCTAAGCGCCAAAGATATGAATCATGGTGTTCATAATACTGTTACAGATAGTGTAATTGTTTCACAACGAACTTCACTAGCAAAAAATACTAAAAATGTAGGCTTTGGACCACAATCACCTCGCGATATAGATGCACTTACGGGTAAAAATGAAAGAGCATTCGGCTCAGCACCTACTTATAAAAAAATGAATTTATGTAATATTCATTTTCATAAAAATGCAGAGCATAAAGGTGGAGAATTTACTCTTTATGCAGGTAATGGAGATGGTCACGGTTACCAAAGTGGATATAAATATTCATTTAAACTAAGTAAATCTGAACTAAAACCAACTAAACATGAAGCTTGTCAAAGTAAGCATGGTGGGCTTAGCTCTGGCGACACTATTGAAGTTCACTATGTGTACTCAACTGCAAAAGTAAAACCTGGTCCAACATTAGGCTCATGCTTAAGTGACTCAATTAAAAACCCTCAATTACGCGTAGAAACTCAAGTTTATGTTCTTGTTAATGATAAAAATGCTCTTAATTTTAATAACTTAACTAAACATGAAGTAGTTAATGGTCTGCATCAAGCTACAAATATACCATCAAATACAGGTACTCCTATTCAATATGCTGGGTCAACCACTGGTCCTTCTTATAATGAGAAAGGATCTCCATTTCAAGTTACATGGAGTGTTCGTCCTAAAGTAGCAAAGGTTAACATAGATTCTCTAAATGATTGGTGTAAAGGTAATACTTTTAATGAAAACCATGCACATGGTGTACGAAATCTTGTTATAAACCCTGATTTACTTTCAAAAATCAGTAAATAA
- the truD gene encoding tRNA pseudouridine(13) synthase TruD, which yields MDRFYSLEHSSIDFHFKQSPRDFVVEEIPLYEFSGEGEHLILFVRKKNLTTPELIGIFARFLGIKNRDIGYAGLKDKHAMTKQYISIHKQHEEKLEAFEHEGIKIVSKTYHNNKIRIGHLKGNRFFIKVKKVNPTSAVKMDEALKNIAKFGMPNYFGYQRFGNDGDNHIIGEKIAKGQAKERNPRVRKLLINSYQSHLFNLWLSRRLEINRLVSSFEVSELESVLNMPNDEVRKLKQQKHPFKLVSGDIMEHYPHGRLFDFLGNEEDLERFDKRGISITGLLCGKKVKISSGISRTIEKDFDDEINADGARRYAWVFPEDIEGRHKPIEAHYEMNFTLPKGSYATVLIEEIAKRKIN from the coding sequence TTGGACAGATTTTATTCGTTAGAGCATTCTAGTATAGACTTTCATTTTAAGCAAAGTCCTCGTGATTTTGTCGTAGAAGAGATACCTCTTTATGAGTTTTCAGGAGAAGGGGAACACTTAATTCTTTTTGTAAGAAAGAAAAATCTTACAACTCCTGAGCTTATTGGGATATTTGCAAGGTTTTTAGGTATTAAAAATAGAGATATTGGTTATGCAGGTTTAAAAGATAAACATGCAATGACTAAACAATACATCTCAATTCATAAGCAACATGAAGAAAAATTAGAAGCCTTTGAGCATGAAGGTATAAAAATAGTTTCTAAAACTTACCATAATAACAAGATAAGAATAGGGCATCTAAAAGGAAATAGGTTTTTTATAAAGGTTAAAAAAGTCAATCCAACAAGTGCTGTTAAAATGGATGAAGCCTTAAAAAATATAGCTAAATTTGGGATGCCAAACTATTTTGGTTATCAGCGATTTGGTAATGATGGAGATAATCATATCATAGGCGAAAAGATTGCTAAAGGACAGGCAAAAGAAAGAAATCCTAGAGTAAGAAAACTGCTTATAAATTCATATCAAAGTCATCTTTTTAACCTTTGGCTCAGTCGAAGATTGGAGATAAATAGACTTGTAAGTAGTTTTGAGGTTTCAGAACTTGAGTCTGTTTTAAATATGCCAAATGATGAAGTGAGAAAACTAAAACAACAAAAGCATCCATTTAAGCTTGTAAGTGGCGATATTATGGAGCATTATCCTCATGGAAGACTTTTTGATTTTCTTGGTAATGAAGAAGATTTAGAAAGGTTTGATAAAAGAGGTATCTCGATTACAGGGCTTTTATGCGGTAAAAAAGTCAAAATATCATCAGGAATATCAAGAACAATAGAAAAAGATTTTGATGATGAGATAAACGCAGATGGAGCGAGAAGATATGCTTGGGTTTTCCCAGAGGATATAGAAGGAAGACATAAGCCCATAGAAGCTCACTACGAGATGAATTTTACGCTTCCAAAAGGTTCATACGCAACAGTTTTAATAGAAGAGATTGCTAAAAGAAAAATAAACTAA
- a CDS encoding GGDEF domain-containing protein: protein MKHSIKKIFANLSVSLILISLCVTLLTLLIVEQNSSFSKINNLKNQKIILHSLANLEKADIELALIQFNGKGTQLHFEIDKLRSLSKYDYSGKFILRNTDEYTSDLDTLSRLTTTFNDIAHKYYIKNLENKEEKGKDLQNALYTVNKHLDAIIFKNLIYDERKFFVLQYLAIFTFILVFFTMVWYRGRLSSIYQDILHLYAIDKSKKEYIVFSQEADAIQLRMNRKPVVTDNPAMLDPVTQINNHKGMLSSYSSKKGMKDSNFTSVTIIEIDNFSKQKRAFSQEFTQAILKKVAFTMSLHEQATDVIARTDYNQFTVILSRTSKEQSFKDIEIIRQSISEIKFKAPGGSPITITVSGGFIIKPNNQHLDEALKQAKEVLIHAKRNGNNSIAQIRDLAELEL from the coding sequence ATGAAACATTCTATTAAAAAAATATTTGCAAACTTATCAGTATCTTTAATTTTGATTAGCTTATGTGTTACGCTACTAACACTTTTAATAGTAGAACAAAATAGCTCTTTTTCTAAAATAAATAATCTGAAAAATCAAAAAATTATACTTCACTCTTTAGCAAACTTAGAAAAAGCGGATATAGAACTAGCGCTTATTCAGTTTAACGGCAAAGGCACTCAACTTCATTTTGAAATAGATAAGCTTCGCAGTTTAAGTAAATATGATTATAGTGGTAAATTTATCTTAAGAAATACAGATGAATATACATCTGACCTAGATACTCTATCTAGACTTACTACAACATTTAATGATATAGCGCACAAATACTATATTAAAAACTTAGAAAATAAAGAAGAGAAAGGTAAAGATTTACAAAATGCTCTATATACTGTAAATAAGCACTTAGATGCAATTATATTTAAAAATCTTATATATGATGAAAGAAAATTCTTTGTACTTCAATATTTAGCTATTTTTACATTTATACTTGTGTTTTTCACTATGGTCTGGTATAGAGGTAGACTAAGTTCTATCTATCAAGATATCTTGCATCTATATGCTATTGATAAAAGTAAAAAAGAATATATAGTATTTTCACAAGAAGCAGATGCTATACAGCTTAGAATGAACCGAAAACCAGTTGTAACAGATAATCCTGCGATGCTTGACCCAGTAACTCAGATAAACAATCATAAAGGAATGTTAAGTTCATATAGTAGTAAAAAAGGGATGAAAGACAGTAACTTTACTTCTGTGACTATCATAGAAATAGATAATTTTTCAAAACAAAAAAGAGCTTTTTCTCAAGAGTTTACTCAAGCTATACTTAAAAAAGTTGCTTTTACTATGTCACTTCACGAACAAGCAACGGATGTTATTGCTAGAACTGACTATAATCAATTTACAGTTATTTTATCTAGAACTTCAAAAGAACAATCTTTTAAAGATATAGAAATAATTAGACAAAGTATATCTGAGATAAAATTTAAAGCACCCGGTGGAAGTCCTATAACTATCACTGTTTCAGGTGGTTTCATCATTAAACCAAATAATCAGCACCTTGATGAAGCACTAAAACAAGCTAAAGAAGTTTTAATTCATGCAAAAAGAAATGGTAACAATTCAATCGCACAAATACGAGATTTAGCAGAGCTCGAGCTATAG